A genomic stretch from Moraxella nasicaprae includes:
- the hemB gene encoding porphobilinogen synthase, with translation MYAFNRSFPNTRLRRLRVCDGIRQMVAETHLKPHHLIAPVFVIEGNNQQQAIASMPNVYRYSIDLLIEHTKELYDAGVRMIDIFPVIDPNLKTPDGREAYNPDTLAVRAVKAIKDACPQMMVMTDVALDPYTTHGQDGIIDETGYVVNDITTQALVKQTLAHAKAGADVISPSDMMDGRIGVMRQALESEGFVNTAIMAYSAKYASAYYGPFRDAVGSAGNLKGHKKQYQMNPANRAEALHEIALDLSEGADMVMVKPGQPYLDIVREVKDSFGVPTFAYQVSGEYAMHMAAIQNGWLSDAVILESLLGFRRAGCDGILTYFALDAAKMLNDL, from the coding sequence ATGTACGCTTTTAATCGCAGTTTTCCAAACACTCGCCTGCGTCGTCTGCGTGTCTGTGATGGCATTCGCCAGATGGTCGCTGAAACCCACCTAAAACCCCATCATCTGATTGCCCCTGTTTTTGTCATCGAAGGCAATAACCAGCAACAAGCCATTGCCAGTATGCCCAATGTCTATCGCTACTCGATTGATTTATTGATTGAGCATACCAAAGAATTGTATGACGCTGGCGTAAGAATGATTGACATCTTCCCTGTCATCGACCCAAATCTAAAAACACCTGATGGTCGTGAAGCCTACAATCCAGACACGCTGGCAGTGCGAGCAGTTAAGGCGATTAAAGATGCTTGTCCGCAAATGATGGTGATGACCGATGTCGCCTTAGACCCCTACACCACACACGGTCAAGATGGCATCATTGACGAGACAGGCTATGTGGTCAATGACATCACCACCCAAGCTCTTGTCAAGCAAACTTTGGCTCATGCCAAGGCAGGGGCGGATGTCATTTCGCCCAGCGACATGATGGACGGTCGTATCGGTGTGATGCGTCAAGCCCTAGAAAGCGAGGGTTTTGTCAATACCGCCATTATGGCATATTCTGCCAAATACGCCTCCGCCTACTATGGTCCGTTTCGTGATGCTGTCGGTAGTGCTGGCAACCTAAAAGGACACAAAAAGCAGTACCAAATGAACCCTGCCAACCGAGCCGAAGCTCTGCACGAGATTGCTTTGGATTTATCCGAAGGGGCGGATATGGTGATGGTCAAACCTGGTCAGCCTTATTTGGATATCGTGCGTGAAGTCAAAGACAGCTTTGGCGTACCAACCTTTGCTTATCAAGTCTCAGGCGAATACGCCATGCACATGGCAGCAATCCAAAACGGCTGGCTGTCTGACGCTGTCATTTTAGAAAGCCTGCTTGGATTTAGGCGTGCAGGTTGTGATGGGATTTTGACCTATTTTGCCTTAGATGCCGCCAAAATGCTAAACGACCTATAA